A single region of the Pseudomonas granadensis genome encodes:
- a CDS encoding AidA/PixA family protein, protein MSGSTQTIDVLIAVDADYLIANPNALVANAVSMLVNRDAIDSQASGIYADGGYELWIDVKPGDNVRWRATTLSRNFDRVALITGIKQTSNPSNDPKETGSISTPTSYNIPHIPVPYLEKSAPHGIGKTDVTYTFWQAVAEDGGKLAYQITFVLLDRDLNQIGEPHTWDPFITVNDR, encoded by the coding sequence CTGTAGATGCCGATTATCTGATTGCCAACCCTAATGCATTAGTCGCTAATGCGGTTTCCATGCTGGTAAATCGTGATGCGATCGATAGCCAAGCGAGCGGAATCTACGCGGACGGGGGTTACGAACTGTGGATCGACGTCAAGCCGGGCGACAACGTTCGCTGGCGCGCTACTACGTTATCGCGCAACTTCGACCGTGTTGCACTTATCACCGGCATCAAACAAACCAGTAACCCCAGCAATGATCCCAAAGAGACTGGCTCCATTTCAACGCCAACCTCGTACAACATCCCTCATATCCCAGTGCCCTATCTGGAAAAAAGCGCTCCGCATGGCATCGGCAAAACCGATGTCACATATACATTTTGGCAGGCTGTGGCGGAAGACGGTGGGAAGCTCGCCTACCAGATCACTTTCGTGCTTTTGGACCGTGACCTGAACCAGATAGGCGAACCACACACGTGGGACCCTTTCATCACCGTCAACGATCGGTAA
- a CDS encoding tail fiber assembly protein: MPYAITQNSWRGVEPGWPIDPGETLVEEIPAWLIEKVALDDQNRDSMAALRLLIEQANTVISPLQAGVDLDEITEEDRALWKAWKRYLIALSKTPEREGWPFAPDWPALPQSQ, from the coding sequence ATGCCTTACGCGATCACGCAAAACTCATGGCGAGGCGTTGAGCCCGGATGGCCGATTGATCCCGGCGAAACGCTAGTAGAAGAGATACCGGCATGGTTAATCGAGAAAGTGGCACTTGATGACCAGAATCGGGATTCCATGGCGGCTTTGCGGTTGCTAATCGAGCAGGCCAACACCGTAATCAGCCCTTTGCAGGCCGGGGTAGACCTGGACGAGATCACCGAAGAAGACCGGGCGCTCTGGAAAGCCTGGAAACGATACCTGATCGCTCTGAGCAAAACGCCAGAGCGCGAGGGCTGGCCCTTTGCTCCTGATTGGCCCGCGCTCCCTCAGTCTCAATAG
- a CDS encoding cell wall hydrolase yields the protein MTATEKDRDILARTLWGEARGEGTAGQIAVAWTIRNRVFDGKEKSWWGEGYAGVCQKPWQFSCWNKTDPNYQFLIGVKQIPFRELAQCRIAADQVIDGKVPDPTGGATHYYATSIKAPVWAAKAKQSLILGHHIFFKEVL from the coding sequence ATGACCGCAACTGAAAAAGACCGCGACATCCTCGCCCGAACGTTATGGGGCGAGGCGCGCGGGGAAGGCACCGCCGGGCAGATCGCTGTGGCATGGACGATCCGTAACCGCGTATTCGATGGAAAGGAAAAGTCGTGGTGGGGCGAAGGCTACGCTGGCGTCTGTCAAAAACCGTGGCAGTTCAGCTGCTGGAACAAGACCGACCCGAACTATCAATTCCTGATCGGCGTGAAGCAGATCCCGTTCCGCGAGCTGGCCCAGTGCCGGATTGCTGCTGACCAAGTGATCGACGGCAAAGTGCCGGATCCCACCGGCGGCGCCACTCACTATTACGCCACTAGCATCAAAGCGCCGGTTTGGGCGGCAAAGGCGAAGCAGTCGCTGATACTCGGGCACCACATTTTCTTCAAGGAAGTTCTATGA
- a CDS encoding host specificity protein J: MGAAAQIDIRGEKGGSSKPKSPTEASDSLRSTNLAKLLIAVGEGEFDSVPTDYDIYLDNTPIRDASGNYNFPNVKWDWRPGSVDQAYIPGIPSVENETSLNIELRSDSPWVRSITNTQLSAVRMRLAWPALQRSDDQGNVGGYRIEYAIDVATDGGAYQQVLVDAVDGKTTTRYERSRRIDLPDATTGWQIRVRRLTPNQNTNKIADTMLVAGYTEVIDAKLRYPNTALLYIEFDAEQFTNIPAVTVKCKARRWMVPSNYDPIQRTYTGTWDGSMKSAWTNNPAWITYGICTEDRFGLGKRIKSFMVDKWELYRIAQYCDQMVPNGLGGQEPRFLCDMNLQGKADAWSLLRDISAIYRGMTYWAQGQLVMQADMPRAQDFDYVFTRSNVIDGKFSYGSASAKTRYTRALVSYDNPANNYDTDVIPFADLDLQRRYGDRPTELSAIGCTRASEAQRRGKWAILSNNQDRTVSFKTGMEGVIPLPGHIIPVADSLLAGREVGGRISVAAGRVITLDRDTQAKAGDRLIINLPGGRAEGRTVQSVNGRAVTVTTNYSQAPVAQLQWALDADDLAIPLYRVLRTKRTTQGDFEISALQFEPSKFAFIDTGARLEERPISVIPITVVPAPASVSLSSTSSVVQGLAVATMTISWPAVDGAVGYDVEWRKDSGNWIKLQRTGMTNVDVVGIYAGAYVARVRAVSAFDISSIWRNSILTNLSGKQGLPPALSYLTATPLLFGIYLKWGFPAGAEDSQRTEIWYGPATSLEAATKLTDLAYPQSDFSMLGLRAGVTLYFWGRIVDKIGNIGPWYPIGLGVQGQSSSDAAAILEMIAGQITETELGQDLLDEIEKIPGLQAQIDALDGLKGYDPEATYEEYDLVVQGKRIYQATGPVPVETPPPNPLYWLDVGQTVETANGLAQQVATNTAEITELDGVVTAQATAFDALRASFRDDDGKGDMDDALKGWSSTAAIANEDRVRASENLATAQKLTTLDATVAESAANVTDLRQVVATDKEATAQAITQVNVKVGENSAAIQETSTAFANTDGKLSTMWSVKMQVTANGQYVAAGIGLGIENTGAGLQSQFLVSADRFAIVNTIAGGAISVPFAVQGGQVFMNSAFIQDASIGNAKIGFFIQSDNYIAGVQGWRIDKAGNFELNSPLGGGARQVINNNGGKVFDENGVKRYQWGNLSA, from the coding sequence ATGGGCGCAGCAGCACAGATCGATATCCGCGGCGAGAAGGGCGGCAGCAGTAAGCCGAAGTCGCCGACCGAAGCCAGCGACAGCCTGCGCTCGACCAACCTGGCCAAGCTGCTGATCGCCGTGGGCGAGGGGGAGTTCGACAGCGTCCCGACCGATTACGACATCTACCTGGACAACACGCCGATCCGCGATGCCAGCGGCAACTACAACTTCCCGAACGTGAAGTGGGACTGGCGGCCGGGCTCGGTGGACCAGGCCTACATCCCGGGCATTCCGTCCGTAGAGAACGAGACGTCGCTGAACATTGAGCTGCGCAGCGATTCGCCGTGGGTGCGCTCGATCACCAACACCCAGCTTTCGGCCGTGCGCATGCGCTTGGCCTGGCCGGCGCTGCAACGCTCTGATGACCAGGGCAATGTCGGCGGCTACCGGATCGAGTACGCAATCGACGTGGCCACCGATGGCGGCGCCTATCAGCAGGTGCTGGTGGACGCCGTCGACGGTAAGACCACCACTCGCTACGAGCGCTCGCGCCGCATCGACTTGCCGGACGCCACGACCGGCTGGCAGATCCGCGTGCGTCGCCTGACGCCGAACCAGAACACCAACAAAATCGCCGACACCATGCTGGTGGCCGGTTATACCGAAGTGATTGACGCCAAACTTCGCTATCCGAATACCGCACTGCTCTACATCGAATTCGACGCCGAGCAGTTCACCAACATCCCGGCCGTGACCGTGAAGTGCAAGGCTCGGCGCTGGATGGTGCCGAGCAATTACGACCCGATCCAGCGCACTTATACCGGGACGTGGGACGGTTCGATGAAGTCGGCCTGGACCAATAACCCGGCATGGATCACCTACGGCATCTGCACCGAGGACCGCTTCGGCCTGGGCAAGCGCATCAAATCATTCATGGTCGACAAATGGGAGCTGTACCGGATTGCCCAATATTGCGACCAGATGGTGCCGAACGGGTTGGGCGGTCAGGAACCACGCTTCCTCTGCGACATGAACCTGCAGGGCAAGGCCGATGCGTGGTCGCTGCTGCGCGATATCTCGGCCATTTATCGGGGCATGACGTACTGGGCGCAGGGCCAGTTGGTGATGCAGGCTGACATGCCGCGCGCGCAGGACTTCGATTATGTGTTCACCCGGTCGAACGTCATCGACGGCAAGTTCTCCTATGGCAGTGCCTCGGCGAAGACGCGTTACACCCGGGCGCTGGTGAGCTACGACAACCCGGCGAACAACTACGACACTGACGTCATTCCGTTCGCTGATCTGGATCTGCAACGCCGCTACGGCGATCGCCCGACCGAACTGAGCGCCATTGGCTGCACCCGCGCCTCCGAGGCCCAGCGCCGCGGTAAGTGGGCAATCCTCAGCAACAACCAAGACCGCACCGTCTCTTTCAAGACCGGCATGGAAGGCGTTATCCCGCTGCCAGGGCACATCATCCCTGTGGCGGATTCGCTGTTGGCGGGGCGTGAAGTGGGCGGTCGGATATCGGTGGCGGCTGGCCGGGTGATCACCCTCGATCGCGACACACAAGCCAAGGCCGGTGATCGGCTGATCATCAACCTGCCGGGCGGCCGCGCCGAAGGGCGCACCGTGCAAAGCGTCAACGGCCGAGCGGTAACAGTTACCACGAACTACAGTCAGGCGCCGGTGGCGCAACTGCAATGGGCGCTTGATGCCGATGACCTGGCGATCCCGCTGTATCGGGTGCTGCGGACCAAGCGCACTACCCAGGGGGATTTTGAAATCAGCGCGCTGCAGTTCGAGCCGAGCAAGTTCGCTTTCATCGACACCGGCGCGCGCCTGGAAGAACGACCGATCAGCGTGATTCCGATCACCGTTGTGCCGGCACCGGCGAGCGTTTCGCTGTCGTCGACGTCATCGGTTGTCCAGGGGCTGGCCGTGGCCACCATGACGATCAGTTGGCCAGCCGTGGATGGCGCGGTCGGCTATGACGTGGAGTGGCGCAAGGACAGCGGCAACTGGATCAAGCTGCAGCGCACCGGCATGACCAACGTGGATGTAGTCGGTATTTATGCTGGCGCATACGTGGCCCGCGTCCGCGCGGTAAGCGCTTTCGACATCTCGTCGATTTGGCGCAACTCAATCCTGACCAACCTCAGTGGTAAGCAGGGGTTGCCACCGGCGCTCAGCTACTTGACTGCCACGCCACTGCTGTTCGGCATCTACCTGAAGTGGGGCTTCCCTGCTGGCGCGGAGGACAGCCAGCGCACAGAGATCTGGTACGGTCCCGCGACCTCGCTGGAAGCAGCAACGAAGCTGACAGACCTGGCCTATCCGCAGAGTGATTTCTCCATGCTCGGCCTGCGCGCCGGCGTGACCCTGTATTTCTGGGGGCGAATCGTCGACAAAATCGGCAACATCGGGCCTTGGTATCCGATCGGGCTTGGCGTGCAGGGGCAATCCAGTTCTGACGCCGCTGCCATTCTGGAAATGATCGCCGGTCAAATCACCGAAACGGAGCTCGGTCAGGATCTGCTTGATGAAATCGAGAAGATCCCCGGATTGCAGGCGCAGATTGATGCGCTCGACGGACTGAAAGGCTACGACCCTGAAGCCACCTATGAAGAGTACGACCTGGTGGTGCAGGGCAAGCGGATCTATCAAGCCACCGGCCCGGTACCGGTCGAAACGCCGCCGCCGAACCCGCTTTACTGGCTCGACGTAGGGCAGACAGTGGAAACCGCCAATGGGCTTGCCCAGCAGGTGGCGACCAACACTGCCGAGATCACTGAGCTCGATGGCGTGGTCACAGCGCAGGCGACTGCGTTCGACGCTCTGCGCGCATCATTCCGCGATGATGACGGCAAGGGAGATATGGACGACGCCCTGAAGGGATGGAGCAGCACCGCGGCGATCGCAAACGAAGACCGCGTCAGGGCTTCCGAAAATCTCGCCACTGCGCAAAAGCTCACGACGCTTGATGCGACCGTGGCGGAAAGCGCGGCGAACGTGACGGACCTTCGACAAGTTGTCGCCACCGATAAGGAAGCCACTGCGCAGGCGATCACTCAGGTCAACGTGAAAGTCGGCGAGAACTCAGCTGCCATTCAGGAAACCTCAACCGCCTTTGCGAACACCGACGGCAAGTTGTCGACGATGTGGTCGGTGAAGATGCAGGTCACGGCGAACGGTCAGTACGTTGCGGCCGGTATTGGACTCGGTATCGAAAACACCGGTGCCGGTTTGCAGAGCCAGTTTCTGGTGAGTGCGGACCGGTTCGCCATCGTCAACACCATCGCCGGCGGCGCCATTTCGGTGCCGTTTGCGGTACAGGGCGGCCAGGTGTTTATGAACTCGGCGTTCATCCAGGACGCCTCGATCGGAAACGCCAAGATCGGTTTCTTCATTCAGTCAGACAACTACATCGCCGGCGTACAGGGATGGCGCATCGACAAGGCTGGCAACTTCGAGTTGAACAGCCCGCTCGGCGGTGGTGCTCGCCAGGTGATCAACAACAATGGCGGCAAGGTGTTCGATGAGAACGGCGTGAAGCGCTATCAATGGGGGAACCTGTCCGCATGA